In the Sphingobium sp. Z007 genome, ACCCTGTGGGTGTCGGAACATTATACCCGCGCGGCGCGCGGCGGCACGGGTGCGGCCAAATGCGGCGGCAACTATGCCGCGAGCCTCGTCGCGCAGAAGGAAGCGATCGGCCATGGCTGCGACCAGGTCGTGTTTCTGGACGCCGCCGAGAATAAGTGGGTCGAGGAACTGGGCGGCATGAACGTCTTCTTCGTGATGGACGACGGGTCGATCGTCACCCCGCCGCTGGGCGGCACGATCCTGCCCGGCATCACCCGCCATTCGATCATCGACCTGGCGCGGGCCAAGGGCCATGATGTGCGCGAGGAACCCTACAGCTTCGCCCAGTGGCGCGCGGATGCGGCCAGCGGCACGCTGCGCGAAGCCTTCGCCTGTGGCACCGCGGCGGTCGTCACCGCGATCGGCACGGTCAAGAGCAATGACGGCGACTTCACCATCGGCAATGGCGATGGCGGGATCGTTACTGAAACGCTGCGCGCGGAGCTGACGGGTATCCAGCGCGGGATCGTGGCCGATCCGGCGGGCTGGGTGCGGACGGTCTGAGATTGGGGCGCGGCGGGCCTGCCCTTTCGGGCTGGGACAGGCACCGCCGCTTCCCAAGCCCGTTCCAAGCGCCTAGATAGTAGGGCATGGAACGCTTCGATGTCGTCATATTGGGGGGCGGGCTGGTCGGCCTGACCCTGGGGATCGCTCTTTCGGGCCATGGCGTGCGCTGTGCCGTGATTGACCCGGCTGACCCGGTTTCGACCACGGCCGCCGGGTTCGACGGGCGTGTGTCTGCGATCAGCTCGACCAGCTACGCCATGATGAACGCCATCGGCGTGGGGAAGCATCTGGCGGGCAAGGGCTGTCCGATCGACCGGATCTGGGTGAGCGACGGGCTGGAGCCGGGCGCGCTGGATTTCGCGGCCGATGCCGATGACGGCGTGATGGGGACGATGGTCCCCAATCGCGATCTGCGCCTCGCGCTGGCGCAGACGGCGGCGGAGGCAGAAAATCTAACGATCTTCCAGCCCGACCGCGCGGTGCAGGTCGATCGCAATGCCGATGGCGTCATGTTGAAGTTGGCGAGCGGGACGACGATCCATGGTGCATTGCTGGTCGCGGCGGAGGGGCGCAACAGCCCGACGCGCGATGCGGCGGGGATCAACACGACCCGCTGGCAATATAAGCATACCGCCATGGTGACGGCGATCGACCATGAATTGCCGCATGCCAATACGGCCTATGAGATTTTCTATGTCGGCGGGCCGTTTGCGTTGCTGCCGATGCAGCCGGGCACTAGGTCTGCGGTCGTGTGGACCGTGCCGACCGATCAGGCGCCGGCGATGATGAAGCTGAGCGAGCGCGCCTGGCTGGCCGAGGCGCAGAAGCGGATCGGCGGTTTCCTGGGCGAAATCACGCTGGCGGGGCCGCGGTCCTCCTATCCTTTGGGTTTCCACCATGCCGCGCGGATAACCGACACTCGGTTGGCGCTGGTCGGCGACAGCGCGCACGCCATTCATCCGATCGCGGGGCAGGGCGTGAACCTGGGCTTCCGCGATGTCGCCGCACTGGTCGAGGTGCTGGTGGAGGGGATGCGGCTGGGCCTTGATCCGGGCGATGCGCAGTTGCTGGCGCGCTACCAGCGCTGGCGCGGGCTGGATTCGATGATGACCAGCGTGGCGATGGACGGGCTGGTGCGGTTGTTCGACGTGCCGGGCAAGATTCCCTCAATGGTGCGGCGCGCGGGACTGGCGGCGGTGCAGCGCAGCGGGGCGCTGAAAGGGCGGTTCATGGCGGAAGCACGGGGGCAATCGGGGGCGTTGCCGCGGCTGCTGACGGGCGAGATGGTTTAGGGGCGGATCACTACCAGAGGCGGACGCTCAGCAGATGGGTTGCATAATCGGCAAGCTGATGCCCCATTATCGTCACCCCAGCGAAGGCTGGGGTCTCGTGCGGGGGCACGCGGCGGTTCGGCTGGGCACTTACGCAACCGCATTGGATCGTCGCCTGAGACCCCCGCGTTGGCCTTCGGCCGCCCTTCGGGTCGCTGGGGTGACGAGATTTTTACGTCGCCTTTCGCGTGAGTCTCGCGCAAATCGGACTGACGTCTAACCATCTGTGGACGCCCCGCGCGACGCAAGCGGTAATTTGGAGTATTTGGCGCGTAGTCGGATGCTGCCATCTGTCCGGCCTCTGATGCAGCGATGAAGGCTGCGGGCCCGTATGGGAGTTCGCGGATCGGAACCACATCACCCTAAGCGTGCTGATGAAGCATGGTGGTTAGCCCTGGTTCTTCCGACCCCGTCTCGCCGACTGTTGTGCCATACCCTCCTTCGACCGACTTACGCCCCGACGACCTCTGGTCCGCTTTGGCTTACGCCGCCGCTGCGACCGGAGCAGTGTAATCCTCATTCTTCATCATGAGCGCCCAGACGATGCGCGCTGTCTTGTTAGCGAGCGCCACTGTTACGAGCATGCGTGGCTTGCGCGCCATCATCTGCTCCAGCCATGATCCCTTGGGCGCGCCCCGCTTGCTCGCCTGCAACACCACGGCGCTGCTGCCGATGATCAGCAACCGCCTGAGCGTTCGCTCGCCCATCTTTGAGATCGAACCCAGCTTCTGCTTGCCGCCCGTCGAGTGCTGCCGCGGCGTGAGGCCGACCCATGCGGCAAAGTCACGTCCCTTGGCGAAGGTGCCCGACGGCGGCGCAAGCGCCAGGATGGCAGTTGCCGTGATCGGACCGATGCCCGGGATCGTCATGAGCCGGCGTGCGAGAGCATCTTCGCGCGAACGGCGCACAATCTCCTTGTCGAGTGCGGCGATCTGCCGGTCGAGCATCGCCAGGCTGTCGAGCAGAAGCATGCAGACCGATCGCACGCCCTGGGGAACAGCCAATGGATCGGCGAGCAGCGCGGCAAGCTTTTCCAGATGGGCCAGCCCCTTGGGCGCGATCCAGCCATACTCGGTCATATGGCCGCGCAGGGCATTGCTGATCTGGGTCCGCTGCCGCACCAACAGGTCACGGCCCCGGAACACCATTGCCGCCGCCTGCTGCTCCTCTGTCTTCACCGGCACGAACCGCATGCTTGGTCGCTGGGCCGCCTCGCAGATCGCCTCGGCATCGGCCGCATCGTTCTTCTGACGCTTCACGAACGGCTTCACATAGGCCGGCGCAATCAACCGCACATCATGGCCCAGCTTGAGCAACTCGCGCGCCCAGTGATGCGCGCCGCCGCATGCTTCCAGAACTACCTGGCAACGCGGCTGTGCTGCGAAAAACGGCAACAGCTTCGCTCGGCTGATCTTCTTGCGAAGAAGCACATGGCCCGACACATCTACACCGTGCGCATGAAAAACATGCTTGGCGATATCCAACCCGATTATGCTAACTTCTGACATGGACGCCTCCCTCAAGTGGTGTTCAACACCTCCACTTTGGCACATCGATACCGTCGGGGGGCGTCCACCCCATCACCCAATCCCGTCACAGCATCCGCCGCAGCACGTCGTCCTTCAGCACGAGATGGTGGCGCAGCGCGGCGCCGATGTGGATCGCGATCAGCGCGGCCCAGAGCCAAGGCAGCAGTTCATGCGCGCCGCGGGACAGGGTGACGATGGCGTCTTCCTTGCCCACGCCGAATTTGGGGATGTCGAACAGGAAGAACCAGTTGAGCGGGCGCGTGCCCGCCGACGACATGATCCAGCCCGACAGCGGCACGAGGATCATGAAGGCATAGAAGAGGAAATGGGTGGCATGGGCCGCCCCCTTTTCCCAGGTCGGCAGGGCGGCGGGCAGGCGCGGGGCGGGATGGGTGAGCCGCCAGCCGATGCGCACCAGAGTCAGCGCCAGCACGGTCAGGCCGATCGACTTGTGGACCGGCATCACCGCCCAATCCTTTGGCAGCGCGTCATGGGCGAAGCCCAGCGCCAGATTGAGGAGGATCAGGACGGCGATCGCCCAGTGCAGGGCGCGGGCGACGGCGGTGTAACGGGCCATGGGCGGCTCCTTCTTGCGGATGTCTGCCGGGAGCCAGGGCCATTCTGTCCGATGACCCTGGCTTCATTCTGAACGGGATGCCGCGCGGCGACCCATTCAAGACTGACGATTGGCGACCAGATTGTCCACCACCGACGGGTCGGCCAGCGTGCTGGTGTCGCCCAGCGCCTGCGCCGACACTTCGCCCTCCGCAATCTTGCGCAGGATGCGGCGCATGATCTTGCCGGAGCGGGTCTTGGGCAGGCCGGGCGCGAACTGGATGGCGTCGGGCGTGGCGATCGGGCCGATTTCGGTGCGGACCCATTTGACCAGCGTCTTGCGCAGATCGTCGGTCGCTTCCTCGCCGCTGTTGAGCGTCACATAGGCGTATATGCCTTGTCCCTTGATGTCGTGGGGGAAGCCGACGACGGCGGCTTCGGCGACGCTTTCATGCAGCACCAGCGCGCTTTCGACTTCGGCCGTGCCCATGCGGTGGCCCGACACGTTGATGACGTCATCGACGCGCCCGGTGATCCAGTAATAGCCATCCGCGTCGCGGCGCGCGCCGTCGCCGGTGGTATATTTGCCGGGGAAGGTGGTGAAATAGGTCTGGAAGAAGCGGTCATGATCGCCCCAGACGGTGCGCATCTGGCCGGGCCAGCTTTGCGCGATGACCAGGTTGCCTTCGGCCGCGCCGTCCAGCACATGGCCTTCGGCATCCACGATCTGCGGCACGACGCCGGGCATGGGGAAGGTGGCGGAGCCGGGCTTGAGATCGGTCGCGCCGGGGGTGGGGGCGATCATCGCGCCGCCCGTTTCGGTCTGCCACCAGGTATCGATGATCGGACAGCGGCCTTCGCCGACGACGCTATGATACCAGCGCCAGGCTTCCGGGTTGATCGGTTCGCCGACCGTACCGAGTAGGCGCAGCGAGGCGCGGCTGGTGCGGGTCACATGATCGTCGCCCTCCTTCATCAGCGCGCGCAGCGCGGTGGGGGCGGTGAAGAGAGTCTGGACCTGGTGGCGGTCGACCACCTCCCAGATACGGCTAGGCGTCGGATAATTGGGCACGCCTTCATACATCAATGTGGTCGCGCCGTTCGCCAGCGGGCCATAGACGATATAGCTGTGGCCCGTGACCCAGCCGATATCGGCTGCACACCAGTAGATGTCGCCGGGGCGATAATCGAAACAGAGTTCGTGGGTGAGGGCGGCCCAGAGCAGATAGCCGCCGGTCGTGTGCAGCACGCCCTTGGGCTTGCCGGTGGAGCCGGAGGTGTAGAGGATGAAGAGCGGGTCTTCGGCGTTCATGGGTTCGGGCGGGCAGTCGGCATCGACTTTCGCGGCTTCGTCATGCAGCCACAGGTCGCGGCCGTCCTGCATCGTGACCGCGCCGCCGGTCGTCTGGACGACGACGACTTTCTTCACGCAGGGGCAATGGGTGAGCGCGGCGTCGACATTGACCTTGAGCGGCACCGCCTTGCCGCCGCGGCGGCCTTCGTCGGCGGTGATGACGATATTCGAATCGCAATCCTGGATGCGGCCCGCCAGCGCGTCGGGGGAGAAGCCGCCGAACACGACGCTGTGGACCGCGCCGATCCGCGCGCAGGCGAGCAGGGCGAAGGCGGCTTCGGGGATCATCGGCATATAGACGGTGATGCGGTCGCCTTTCTCTGCGCCGGCGGCTTTCAGCACATTGGCGAAGCGGCACACCTCTTCATGCAGTTGGGCATAGGTAAAATGGCGCGGCTGCGCGTCGGGCGAATCGGGTTCCCAGAGCATCGCCGTTTGGTCCGCCCGCTCGGCCAGATGGCGGTCGATGCAGTTTGCGCTGACGTTCAGCACACCGTCGGCGAACCATTTGACGCCGAAATCCGCCTCCGCGAAGTTGCTTTCATTGGTTTTGGTTGGGGGCTTGATCCAGTCCAGCCGCTGCGCCCGCTCCAGCCAATAGGCATGACTGTCGCTGATAGAGCGCGCATAGTCGGCGTCGCGCGCCGCCCGGTCCATCAGCGCGTCCTTGGCCCATGCCTCCGGCACCGGGAAGAAATCGTCAGACATCGGGCATCCTTTCCATCACGAAACCATTATTGCCCTCTCTTCTATCGCGCCGCCGCCAGGATCGAAAGGCCGGACCATGCCGTATCGTCCCGTCCCTTTGGACGATAGCGCTGCGGCGCGAAGCTATCGTCCCGGCATTTTGTCGCTTTCCCCGCGGCGCGCCCGCGCCTAACAGGGGTCGCTTATGTGGTTGCTTTATCAATTCCCGCTCTGCCCCTTTTCCCGCAAGGTCCGGCTTCTCTTAGGGGAGAAGGGCATTGGCTATGATCTGGTGCGGGAATCGCCCTGGGCGATGCGTGACGAGTTTCTGGACCTGAACCCGGCGGGCACGACGCCGGTAATGGCGGACGCGGACAAGGGCGTCACCCTGATCGACAGCCAGGCGATCTGCGAATATTTCGAAGAGACGGTGGAGAAATTCCCGCTGATTTCCGGCACCGCCGCGGGGCGGGCGGAAGTGCGGCGGCTGACCGCCTTTTTCGACCAGAATTTCTATGGCGACGTGGTCGGCCCGTTGTTGCACGAGCGGATGAAGAAGCGCCTGATCGAGCGCGCGCCGCCTGATGCGCGCATCCTGCGCGAGGCGATGAAGCGGGCAAACGTCCATATGGATTATATGGACTATCTGCTGGACCATCGCAGCTGGATGGCGGGGGGCACGCTGAGCCTGGCGGATATTGCGGCGGCGGCGCATCTGTCGGTGGCGGATTATCTGGGCGGGATCGACTGGCAGGGGCATGAGCCGGTCAGGCGTTGGTATGCGGGCTTCAAGTCGCGCCCGTCCTTCCGGCCGTTGCTGTCGGAGCGGATGGAGGTCATCACCCCACCGGCTCATTATGAGAAGCCGGATTTCTGAGGGGCGTTCCCGTTCCCCGGCGGAGGTGCCTCAATCCACCTCGGCCGCGAGATAGACGCGGTTGCGGCCATGTTCTTTGGCCAGGTATAGCGCGCGGTCGGCGGCCTTGAGCGCGGCGCGCGGGTCTTCATAGAACAGCACATTGGCGACGCCGGCGGAAAAGCTCACCCTCTCCATACGTTCGCCATTGGTGCGGTTGACCAAGCTGCGGCTGGCCAAATCTTCGCGAACGCTGTCGACCGCTTCGCAGGCTTCGGCGGCGCTCTTGCCGCGGAACAGCATGACAAATTCCTCGCCCCCATGCCGCGCGACATGGCAGCGGTCATTGGACGCTTTGGACAGAAGACCGGCCACGAATTTCAACACCCGGTCGCCCGTGTCATGGCCGTGGGTGTCGTTGACATGCTTGAAATGGTCGATGTCGCAAAAGGCGACCGAAAGCAGTTCGCCGTTCTGCTGCGCCAGAGCCAATTCATCCCGCAGCACGCCTTCGAAGGCGCGGCGGTTGGGCAGGCCGGTCAGATGATCATGTTCGGCAGCGCGGCGGGCATTTTCCAGGCTGGACTTGAGCGCCTGGGTCTGGCGCTGATTGTCGCGTAGCTGGCTTTCGACCTGGCGGGTCTTTTCGACCATCGATCGGGTCAGGCCGACCAAGCGGGCCAGCACCGGCTCATTGTCGCGACCTTCGCCCAGATCCTTGGCCTGTTCCTGCAGCGCGGCGCCATAATCCTTCGCCGAATTGCGTGACTCATGCATCAGGCCGGTGAACTGGGTCAGGTTCTCCTCCACCTTGTCCAGCATCATCGCCAGCGATTCGGGCGTGACTTCATCGGAGCGTTGTTCGGCCGCAATCGTTTCGATCCAGCCATTGGTGATCTTGCCCCGCTCCATCATCACGGCCTGGATCGCCTTTTCGACGCCGATATTTGCGCCGGTCAGATAATCGAGCGCGACGCTGAAATTGATCGGCGTCAGATCGAGGTCATGGGCGAACAGAAAATCGCCGATATCAGCGTAAAGCTGCCGTCTGCGATTGATTTCCCGGTGGGATGCGGTGCCGCTGCGCGGCCGTGATTCCTCCTCGACGCTATCCTCCTCGGATTTGCCGGAAAATCCCCTGGCCCAGCGTGCCAGACGATCGGTCAACCCATGTTGCGGGCTGGCGGAAGAAGATTTTGCCCCGTTCATGATGCTTCATAACGGACGGCGGGAAACAAGGTTAAGGCGTCGAGAGCGAAATAATCGGGTCAGATATCGGCACTGACCAGCCAGTCGCGGAAGATGCGCACAGCGCGGGTCTGCAACGCGCGCGGGCGGCAGACGAAGAAGTAGCGATAGGGGCTTTCGACGTGGATCGGGAACAGCCGCACCAACCGCGGATCGCCCGACTGTTCATAATGGCTGGCGTGCATCACGGCGACGCCCAGCCCCTGGGCGGCGGCCTCCAGCATCAGCTGGCCCGAATCATAATTGTCGATCGCCAGCGGTTGCAGGTCAGGCAGGCCGGCGGCCTCCTTCCAGGCGTCGAACGACATCGCCATGTCGCGATGCAGCAGGATCGTCTGCTGCGCCAGTTCCGTGGGCGAGGCGAGCGCCTGTGGCCCCTCCAGCAATTCGCGCCGGCCGATCAGATAGACTTCTTCATGATCCAGTTCATGCGCGTAGAGCGCGGGATCGATATCCTTCGACAGCACGATCGCTGCGTCCAAGCCTTCGCCCAGCCGCGCTACGGCGTGAGGTGTCGTTTCGATATCGATATGGAGTTGGGGGTGCTGCTGGCGCAGCTTGCCCAGATGGGGAAACAGCCGCTGCGTCGCGAATAGCGGCATTACCGCCAGGCGCAGACGCAGCTGGTTGCCGCCGCTCTGGATATTTTCCAGCGCCTGCGACAGCGAATCCAGCGCCGGCGCGATATCGTCCAGCAACCGCTGCCCCTCCGCGTTGATTTCCAGCGCTTGGTGCTTGCGGTCGAACAGGGGGCGGCCGATGAAGCGTTCGAGCGCCTGGACACGGCGGCTGAGCGCCGGCGTAGATAGCGCAAGCTCCTCCGCCGCCGCCTTGACGGACCCCAGGCGGGCAACCTGAACAAAGGCCTCCAGGGCCGTGAGGGGCGGCAATCTGCGCATATCTCGTCAAATATCAAAGCCGGTGCGCTGCGCCGCGTCATGTCTTCTTGTCGGGCGCATCGCGAGCCGGGGTTCAAGCATCCTCACCACACTGAGCAGGAAAATGCGGAAAATGGCAAGATGCATTTTTTGCAACTCCGCACATCTTTTCGCACTTGCAATAAAATGTGTCGCGCTGCACATAGGAGGTGCCTTTCAGGCATCCTCTCCTAAAACTTTCAGGGCTGGCCTTCGGGCTGGCCCTTTTTTTCGTTCGACGATCCGGCGTCTTGCCTCTTTTCGCGCGTGCTTGCGTTCCCTATCTCGTTACGGAACGGAAAAGACGGGGATGGCGAGTGGCCGATCAGGACAATAGCGGACGCCGGATTCAGGTCGCCAATGCGCGGCCGGAGGATGCTGGGCGCGGTTTAGCGCGCCTGCCGCTGGTGGTGATGGCGCAATTGCAACTCGCCGAAGGCGATGTGATCGAGATTATCGGCAAGCGATCGACATCGGCGCGGGTGGTGCGGCCGTATAAGGAGGATGAAGGGCTGGACGTGCTGCGCCTGGACGGTTTGCAGCGCGCCAATGCCGGGGTCGGCTCCGGCGACTTTGTAGAGATTGCGAAGGCGGAGCCGCGACCCGCCCAGCGCGTGGTGTTCGCGCCTGCACAAAATAACCTGCGCTTGCAGGGCAATCCCGATGCGTTGAAGCGTGTATTCTATCAGCGGCCGCTGACGGCGGGCGACGTAGTGGCGACGTCGGGGCAGCAGCAGGTTCCGCCCGGCGACATGCCGCCGCAACTGCGCCAGATGCTGGCCGCGCCCGCCTATGCCTTGCAGGAAATCCGCCTGGTGGTGGTGTCGACGGTGCCCAAGGGCATCGTCCATATCGACGCTGATACCGAGGTGGAGCTGCGCGCTGAATATGAGGAGCCGCGCGAATCGCGCCGCGCCGATGTGACCTATGACGATGTCGGCGGCATGGCCGATGCGATCGACCAGCTGCGCGAGATGGTGGAGCTGCCGCTGCGCTACCCCGAATTGTTCACCCGGCTGGGCGTCGATCCGCCCAAGGGGGTGTTGCTGCACGGCCCGCCGGGAACCGGTAAGACGCGGCTGGCGCGCGCGGTTGCCAATGAATCGGACGCCGAATTCTTCCTGATCAACGGGCCGGAGATCATGGGGTCGGCCTATGGCGAGTCGGAAAAGCAGCTGCGCGAGATTTTCGAGGCGGCGGCCAAATCCTCGCCGTCGATCCTGTTCATCGACGAGATCGATTCGATCGCGCCCAAACGCGGGCAGGTGACGGGCGAGACGGAGAAGCGGCTGGTGGCCCAGTTGCTGACGCTGATGGACGGGCTGGAGCCGCGCACCAATCTGGTCGTCATCGCAGCCACCAACCGGCCTGAAGCGATCGACGAGGCGCTGCGCCGGCCCGGCCGGTTCGACCGCGAGATCATCGTCGGCGTGCCGGACGAGCGTGGTCGCCGCGAGATATTGGGCATCCATACGCGCGGCATGCCGTTGGGCGACAAGGTCGACCTCGCCGAGCTGGCGCGCATGACCTATGGCTTCGTCGGCGCGGATCTGGCTGCGCTGACCCGCGAGGCGGCGATCGAAACGGTGCGCCGCTTCATGCCGCGCCTCAACCTGGAGGACGGGACGATCCCGCCCGACGTGCTGGAGGAATTGTCCGTCACGCGCGAGGATTTCCTCTCCGCGATCAAGCGCGTCCAGCCTTCGGCCATGCGCGAGGTGATGGTGCAGGCCCCCAATGTCAGCTGGGAGGATATTGGCGGGCTGGACGACGCGCAGATGCGGTTGAAGGAAGGGGTGGAACTGCCGCTCAAAAATCCCGATGCCTTCCGTCGGCTGGGCATCCGTCCGGCCAAGGGTTTCCTGCTTTACGGCCCGCCCGGCACCGGCAAGACATTGCTGGCCAAGGCGGTAGCGCGGGAGGCGCAGGCAAACTTCATCGCCACCAAGTCCAGCGACCTTTTGTCCAAATGGTATGGTGAGAGCGAGCAGCAGATCGCCCGCCTGTTCGCCCGCGCGCGGCAGGTGGCCCCCACCGTCATCTTCATCGACGAACTGGACAGCCTGGTCCCCGCGCGCGGTGGCGGTCTTGGCGAACCAGCGGTGACGGAGCGGGTGGTGAACACCATATTGGCCGAGATGGACGGGCTGGAGGAATTGCAGTCGGTGGTCGTCATCGGCGCGACCAATCGCCCGACCCTGATCGACCCGGCGCTGTTGCGGCCGGGGCGGTTCGACGAACTCATCTATGTGCCGGTGCCGGACGAAGCGGGGCGTCGCCGCATATTGGGCATCCACACGGGCAAGATGCCCCTGGCCGATGACGTCGATCTCGATCGGATGGCGCGTGAGACGGATCGGTTCACCGGCGCGGACCTGGAGGATCTGGTACGGCGCGCGGGTCTGTTCGCGCTACGCCAGTCGCTGTCGGTCGAGAAGGTGACGCAGGCGCATTTCGAGAGCGCACTGGACGACACCCGCGCGTCCGTCACACCGGAAATGGAGCGCGAATATGAGCAGATCCAGGCGCAGTTGAAGCAGCGGGCGATGCAGGTCGATCCCATCGGCTTTATCGCGCCGGGCATGGTCCGGTCACGCGACCGGACCGACTGAGCCAGTCGGGCCGACGGAACGGGCGGCGGCGGATTGAACCCATCCGCCGCCGCCGCGTTCATGACATTCGTGTTGCAAAGCCGCTTGCCAGCGAGGCCGGGATTTGCAAGGCGACGTGCAGTATCCATATAGGCGGGTGTTGATGGCCTCCATTCCATTGAAGAAGAACAAGAACAAAGCGGGTGCGGGCAAGACCGGATCATTTTTCAGCCAATGGGGCATGTTCTTTCGCCAATTCGTCAAGCATCCCGGCATGATCGGGTCGGTCATTCCCTCATCCGCCACGCTGGTGGACCGGATGCTGGACCAGGTCGATTGGCGCAATACCCGGCTGTTCGTCGAATATGGACCCGGCGTCGGCACATTTACCCGATCGATCCTCGACCGCTTGCCGGCTGATGCGATGCTGCTGGCGATCGACCTCAACCTCGACTTCGTCGCTCGATCTTGGCCCAGTCGGCCCCAAGCTGCGATTTTGGCCAAGTCGGAGAACGTTTTGGGAACGTGGCATTCGGTATTGACGATGGAAATCATAGAAGAGGACAGTTCGCTCCATCATAGGGAGTGGGTTGATGGATCGGAGTATTCCGGGCGGGGATTTGATCGGACGATGGAGCCTGAGCTTTGCCGATATTGATTTTGTAAATTCGAAGCCGGCCCTGACGCGCCTTGGCCTCGCCGCGCAGCTGAAATTCTTCGCTTCCCTGGGGTTTTTCGCGATCGATCCCGGCTCAATCCCTACCGATGGCCTCTCGTATCTGGCCGAGCAACTCGGTGTCGAGGCTGGCGAGATAGCCGGTTATGACTTTTCCAGTCGGACAGCACGACGGCATTGTGCGGAGATCCTGATCCATCTTGGATATCACCGCATGAAGCGGGTGGATCGCGCGCAATTGACGGAATGGATTGCTGGCGAGCTGTGCCCGGGCGGCCAGTCGATCAATGCCATGCTTGAGCATGTTTTCCTGTGGTGCCGGGACC is a window encoding:
- a CDS encoding CDC48 family AAA ATPase, translating into MADQDNSGRRIQVANARPEDAGRGLARLPLVVMAQLQLAEGDVIEIIGKRSTSARVVRPYKEDEGLDVLRLDGLQRANAGVGSGDFVEIAKAEPRPAQRVVFAPAQNNLRLQGNPDALKRVFYQRPLTAGDVVATSGQQQVPPGDMPPQLRQMLAAPAYALQEIRLVVVSTVPKGIVHIDADTEVELRAEYEEPRESRRADVTYDDVGGMADAIDQLREMVELPLRYPELFTRLGVDPPKGVLLHGPPGTGKTRLARAVANESDAEFFLINGPEIMGSAYGESEKQLREIFEAAAKSSPSILFIDEIDSIAPKRGQVTGETEKRLVAQLLTLMDGLEPRTNLVVIAATNRPEAIDEALRRPGRFDREIIVGVPDERGRREILGIHTRGMPLGDKVDLAELARMTYGFVGADLAALTREAAIETVRRFMPRLNLEDGTIPPDVLEELSVTREDFLSAIKRVQPSAMREVMVQAPNVSWEDIGGLDDAQMRLKEGVELPLKNPDAFRRLGIRPAKGFLLYGPPGTGKTLLAKAVAREAQANFIATKSSDLLSKWYGESEQQIARLFARARQVAPTVIFIDELDSLVPARGGGLGEPAVTERVVNTILAEMDGLEELQSVVVIGATNRPTLIDPALLRPGRFDELIYVPVPDEAGRRRILGIHTGKMPLADDVDLDRMARETDRFTGADLEDLVRRAGLFALRQSLSVEKVTQAHFESALDDTRASVTPEMEREYEQIQAQLKQRAMQVDPIGFIAPGMVRSRDRTD